From a region of the Candidatus Kapaibacterium sp. genome:
- a CDS encoding ferritin has protein sequence MDKELALELNSQITKEIYSSNLYLAMSAYFAAKNFNGFAHWLRLQSQEELAHGLKIFDYMILRGSQPIVAQINEPPRSWSSALEAFEMVYSHEQLVTDSINSLLELAISKRDRATENMLRWFVDEQVEEEATASELLERLRLINDNPQGLFMMDRELKFRQ, from the coding sequence ATGGATAAGGAATTAGCACTCGAACTGAACTCGCAAATCACTAAAGAGATTTACTCATCCAATCTCTATTTGGCAATGTCGGCATATTTTGCTGCGAAAAATTTCAACGGATTCGCACATTGGTTACGCCTTCAGTCACAAGAAGAATTAGCACACGGTTTGAAGATATTTGATTATATGATTTTGAGAGGCTCTCAGCCTATCGTTGCCCAAATCAACGAACCACCTCGTTCATGGTCATCTGCACTTGAAGCTTTCGAGATGGTTTATTCGCACGAACAATTAGTTACCGATTCAATTAATAGCTTATTAGAATTGGCAATTAGCAAAAGAGACCGCGCAACTGAAAATATGCTCCGCTGGTTTGTTGACGAGCAGGTTGAAGAAGAAGCAACTGCAAGCGAACTCTTGGAAAGACTTCGTTTAATCAACGACAATCCGCAAGGTTTGTTCATGATGGACAGAGAACTGAAATTCAGACAATAA